Proteins co-encoded in one Candidatus Nezhaarchaeota archaeon genomic window:
- the rplV gene encoding 50S ribosomal protein L22: MPNFGYSIKNVEPDRTCLASGRDLRVSFKKMVELCTAIRGLGLDEAKKLLEDVIAKRRMIPFRRFRRKRAHHGSIDGHPSGGYPVKAAKELLKVLRNAENNAENKGLDVSRLYVKHAAAQKGMKIRKYVPRAFGRASPYFQELCHVEVALEER, from the coding sequence TTGCCTAACTTCGGCTACTCAATTAAGAACGTAGAGCCTGACCGCACTTGCCTAGCTAGCGGTAGGGATCTACGTGTTAGCTTTAAGAAAATGGTTGAGCTATGTACTGCCATAAGGGGGTTAGGGCTGGATGAGGCTAAGAAGCTACTCGAGGACGTGATAGCTAAGAGGCGTATGATACCCTTCAGGAGGTTTAGAAGAAAGCGCGCGCACCACGGGAGCATCGACGGCCACCCTTCTGGCGGCTACCCAGTTAAGGCGGCGAAGGAGCTGCTTAAAGTACTGCGCAACGCAGAGAATAATGCGGAGAACAAGGGCCTAGACGTCTCGAGGCTCTACGTTAAGCATGCTGCGGCTCAGAAGGGCATGAAGATACGTAAGTACGTCCCTAGGGCCTTCGGCAGAGCCTCGCCATATTTTCAAGAGCTCTGCCACGTAGAGGTGGCCTTGGAGGAGAGGTGA
- a CDS encoding 30S ribosomal protein S3 produces MKVVDVEKMFVEKALKKLDIDRFLAKELEKAGYLGVDIQKTPLGAFLTIYAERPGLVIGRHGVTVKELAEKLEKQFGLERPQISAVSVPVPELSAKIMAMRVASALEQGIHFRRAAFVALNRIMEAGALGAEIIIRGKLRTERARYEKLRAGLLLKAGQVSQEYVDEAVAHAFLKQGKVGVKVRIMLPQAVEVIKTLDRVEVKAAGGIGGEQSGNTEGQGAA; encoded by the coding sequence GTGAAGGTGGTAGACGTAGAGAAGATGTTCGTCGAGAAGGCCCTAAAGAAGCTAGACATCGACAGGTTCTTGGCCAAGGAGCTTGAGAAGGCTGGGTACTTAGGCGTAGATATCCAGAAGACGCCGCTGGGGGCCTTCTTAACAATCTATGCTGAGCGGCCTGGGCTAGTTATTGGCCGCCACGGAGTGACTGTTAAGGAGCTGGCTGAGAAGCTCGAGAAGCAGTTTGGGCTTGAGAGGCCTCAAATAAGCGCTGTATCAGTCCCTGTGCCTGAGCTAAGCGCGAAGATAATGGCCATGAGGGTAGCGTCGGCGCTAGAGCAAGGTATCCACTTTAGAAGGGCTGCCTTCGTGGCACTAAACCGCATCATGGAGGCTGGGGCGCTGGGGGCTGAAATTATAATTAGGGGGAAGCTTCGGACTGAGCGCGCGCGCTATGAAAAGCTTAGAGCTGGGCTGTTGTTAAAGGCGGGGCAGGTCTCGCAGGAGTACGTTGATGAAGCAGTGGCTCACGCCTTCCTTAAGCAGGGGAAGGTGGGGGTGAAGGTTAGGATAATGCTGCCGCAGGCAGTTGAGGTCATAAAGACTCTCGATCGAGTGGAGGTTAAGGCGGCCGGTGGTATTGGAGGTGAGCAGAGTGGCAATACTGAGGGTCAAGGAGCTGCGTAA
- the rpmC gene encoding 50S ribosomal protein L29, producing MAILRVKELRKMSPEERSKKLNELYAELRKLKAKAAAGGALESPGRLREIKRTIARILTIQREEELKEGGHGRKPSQSSSP from the coding sequence GTGGCAATACTGAGGGTCAAGGAGCTGCGTAAAATGAGCCCAGAGGAGCGGAGTAAGAAGCTCAACGAGCTCTATGCTGAGCTGAGGAAGCTTAAGGCTAAGGCGGCGGCTGGCGGAGCTCTTGAGAGCCCCGGTAGGCTCAGGGAGATTAAGAGGACTATTGCTAGGATACTGACTATTCAGCGTGAAGAGGAGCTTAAGGAGGGTGGCCATGGACGTAAGCCCTCGCAATCTAGTTCACCATGA